In one Procambarus clarkii isolate CNS0578487 chromosome 29, FALCON_Pclarkii_2.0, whole genome shotgun sequence genomic region, the following are encoded:
- the LOC123765031 gene encoding LOW QUALITY PROTEIN: inactive hydroxysteroid dehydrogenase-like protein 1 (The sequence of the model RefSeq protein was modified relative to this genomic sequence to represent the inferred CDS: deleted 1 base in 1 codon) produces MAEGGLLAGLGCLESTLTIVGLLYATKVIVYILWEVLAGVRALFWSRLFDKKLVDTYGKWAVVTGSTDGIGKEYARQLAKYGMNVVLISRTQNKLKEVSTEIGEKYGVEVETIPVDFSLGPIVYEELAKHLQDKEIGVLVNNVGVCLNPPTKFGNVTDQEIWAHVHVNVGSVPAMTKLVLPGMLARNKGAIINIASMSAHSPTPSLGIYSATKAFVDYFSSSLHWEYRDTGLTIQTINPGYVSTNMTKYSAYIHSPSATVPTASEYVSSALSTLGYSQRSSGYWSHAIQTYFMNNVFNKWILLYILGAWHTFLEEDSKRRRSNETKLLLRTSSEIHTRN; encoded by the exons ATGGCTGAAGGAGGCCTGCTGGCAGGACTGGGATGTCTTGAGAGTACCCTGACCATCGTCGGCCTGCTCTATGCCACTAAAGTGATAGTCTACATTCTGTGGGAGGTGTTGGCCGGTGTGCGAGCACTCTTCTGGTCCCGGCTCTTTGATAAGAAGCTGGTTGACACGTATGGCAAGTGGGCAG TGGTAACGGGCAGTACAGACGGCATTGGGAAGGAATACGCCAGACAGCTGGCCAAATATGGCATGAATGTCGTCCTCATCTCGCGTACACAGAACAAACTAAAGGAAGTTTCAACTGAGATTGGTGA GAAATATGGAGTTGAGGTTGAA ACTATCCCGGTGGACTTCAGTCTGGGCCCCATTGTCTACGAAGAACTAGCCAAACACCTACAAGATAAGGAGATAGGAGTTTTGG TAAACAACGTCGGGGTTTGCTTAAATCCGCCAACCAAGTTTGGTAATGTGACGGACCAAGAGATCTGGGCCCACGTTCATGTCAACGTGGGGTCTGTGCCCGCCATGACCAAACTAGTGTTGCCAGGCATGCTTGCACGCAACAAAGGGGCTATCATCAACATAGCATCAATGTCTGCCCACAGTCCTACGCCCTCGCTGGGGATATACTCTGCCACAAAG GCCTTCGTGGACTACTTCTCGTCGTCCCTACACTGGGAGTACCGGGACACAGGCCTCACTATTCAGACCATCAACCCCGGCTACGTATCCACCAACATGACCAAATACTCTGCATATATTCACAGCCCAA GTGCCACTGTTCCAACAGCATCGGAATATGTCAGTAGTGCTCTGTCAACACTCGGGTACTCTCAGCGCTCTAGTGGCTACTGGAGTCACGCTATCCAA ACATATTTCATGAACAATGTCTTCAATAAGTGGATCTTGCTGTACATACTAGGCGCCTGGCACACTTTCTTAGAAGAAGACAGCAAGAGAAGAAGAAGCAATGAAACTAAATTGTTACTTCGGACCAGCTCGGAAATACACACACGAAATTAa